In Odontesthes bonariensis isolate fOdoBon6 chromosome 9, fOdoBon6.hap1, whole genome shotgun sequence, the following proteins share a genomic window:
- the sbds gene encoding ribosome maturation protein SBDS → MKRNDCSISMFHGGHSLKTHLVGTPTALLLIASFFFKVALWTQSCVFLKTNMSIFTPTNQIRLTNVAVVRIKKGGKRFEIACYKNKVVSWRSGTEKDLDEVLQTHSVFVNVSKGQMAKKEDLIKAFGTDDQTEICKQIMTKGELQVSDKERQSQLETMFKDIATIVSDKCVNPNTNRPYTVGLIERAMKDIHYSIKTNQNTKQQALEVIRQLKETMEIQRAYMRLRLVLPAKEAKRLKEKLKPLLQVVESEDFDEELEMVCLVDPGCYREIDELIRCETKGKGSLEVLSLKDVEEGDEKL, encoded by the exons ATGAAGCGGAACGATTGTTCAATTTCCATGTTTCACGGAGGACACTCATTGAAAACACACTTGGTGGGGACACCAACGGCGCTGCTACTGATAGCATCGTTTTTCTTCAAAGTAGCCCTTTGGACACAGTCGTGTGTCTtcttaaaaacaaatatgtCTATATTTACGCCGACGAATCAAATCCGACTGACGAATGTGGCGGTGGTGCGGATAAAGAAAGGAGGGAAGCGGTTTGAAATCGCCTGTTACAAGAACAAAGTTGTGAGCTGGAGATCAGGAAC AGAGAAAGATCTTGATGAGGTTCTGCAGACGCACTCTGTTTTCGTTAATGTGTCCAAAGGTCAGATGGCAAAGAAAGAAGATTTGATTAAAGCTTTTGGGACAGACGATCAGACAGAAATCTGCAAACAG ATCATGACCAAAGGCGAGCTCCAAGTGTCAGACAAGGAGAGGCAGTCTCAGCTGGAGACCATGTTCAAGGACATTGCGACAATTGTGTCGGACAAGTGTGTCAACCCCAACACTAACAGGCCGTACACGGTAGGCCTCATCGAGCGGGCGATGAAGGACATCCATTATTCTATCAAGACCAACCAGAACACCAAGCAGCAG GCTCTGGAAGTGATCCGGCAGCTGAAGGAGACCATGGAGATCCAGAGAGCCTACATGAGGCTGCGCTTGGTGCTGCCCGCCAAGGAGGCCAAGAGGCTGAAGGAGAAGCTGAAGCCGCTTCTGCAGGTTGTGGAGAGTGAGGACTTTGACGAGGAGCTGGAAATG GTCTGTTTGGTGGATCCCGGCTGCTACAGGGAGATCGATGAGCTGATTCGCTGTGAGACCAAAGGCAAAGGCTCTCTGGAGGTGCTCAGCCTGAAGGACGTGGAGGAGGGAGATGAGAAACTATAG